Proteins co-encoded in one Marmota flaviventris isolate mMarFla1 chromosome 9, mMarFla1.hap1, whole genome shotgun sequence genomic window:
- the Brms1 gene encoding breast cancer metastasis-suppressor 1 isoform X2, which translates to MPVQPPSKDTDEMEAEGDSATEMNGEEEESEEERSGSQTESEEESSEMDDEDYERRRSECVNEMLDLEKQFSELKEKLFRERLSQLRLRLEEVGAERAPEYTEPLGGLQRSLKIRIQVAGIYKGFCLDVIRNKYECELQGARQHLESERLLLYDTLQGELQERIQRLEEDRQSLDISSEWWDDKLHARGGSKTWDSLPPSKRKKAPLVSGPYIVYMLQEIDILEDWTAIKKARAAVSPQKRKADGP; encoded by the exons ATGCCTGTCCAGCCTCCAAGTAAAGACACAGACGAGATGGAAGCAGAGGGCGATTCCGCCACTGAGATGaatggggaggaagaagagagtgaGGAGGAGCGCAGCGGCAGCCAGACCGAGTCTGAGGAGGAGAGCTCAG AGATGGATGACGAGGACTACGAGCGGCGTCGCAGTGAGTGTGTCAATGAGATGCTGGACCTGGAGAAGCAGTTCTCAGAGCTGAAGGAGAA GTTGTTCCGAGAGCGGCTGAGTCAGCTACGGTTGCGGCTTGAGGAGGTGGGGGCTGAGAGAGCCCCTGAATACACAGAACCTCTTGGGGGGTTGCAACGGAGCCTCAAGATTCGCATTCAGGTGGCAG GGATCTACAAGGGCTTCTGCCTGGATGTGATCAGGAATAAGTATGAGTGTGAGCTTCAGGGAGCCAGACAGCACCTGGAG AGCGAGAGGCTCCTGCTCTATGACACGCTGCAGGGGGAGCTGCAGGAGCGGATCCAGAGGCTGGAGGAGGACCGCCAGAGTCTGGACATCAGTTCTG AATGGTGGGATGACAAACTGCACGCCAGAGGTGGCTCAAAGACCTGGGACTCGCTGCCACCCAGCAAGAGGAAGAAAGCACCTCTCGTCTCTG GCCCTTATATCGTGTACATGCTGCAGGAGATTGATATTCTCGAGGACTGGACGGCTATCAAAAAG GCCAGAGCAGCAGTGTCACCTCAGAAGAGGAAAGCAGATG GACCATGA
- the B4gat1 gene encoding beta-1,4-glucuronyltransferase 1, translated as MQMSYAIRCAFYQLLLAALMLVAMLQLLYLSLLSGLHGQEEQDQYFEFFPPSPRSVDQVKAQLRTALASGGVLDASGDYRVYRGLLKTTMDPNDVILATHASVDNLLHLSGLLERWEGPLSVSVFAATKEEAQLATVLAYALSSHCPDMRARVAMHLVCPSRYEAAVPDPREPGEFALLRSCQEVFDKLARVAQPGINYALGTNVSYPNNLLRNLAREGANYALVIDVDMVPSEGLWRGLREMLDQSNQWGGTALVVPAFEIRRARRMPMSKTELLQLYQVGEVRPFYYGLCTPCQAPTNYSRWVNLPEESLLRPAYVVPWQDPWEPFYVAGGKVPTFDERFRQYGFNRISQACELHVAGFDFEVLNEGFLVHKGFKEALKFHPQKEVENQHNKILYRQFKQELKAKYPNSPRRC; from the exons ATGCAGATGTCCTACGCCATTCGGTGTGCCTTCTACCAGCTGCTGCTGGCCGCGCTCATGCTGGTGGCGATGCTACAGCTACTCTACCTGTCGCTTCTGTCCGGACTGCacgggcaggaggagcaggatcAATATTTCGAGTTCTTCCCGCCCTCCCCGAGATCCGTGGACCAGGTGAAGGCTCAGCTCCGCACCGCTTTGGCCTCAGGAGGTGTCCTGGACGCCAGCGGTGATTACCGCGTCTACAGGGGCCTACTGAAGACCACCATGGACCCCAACGATGTGATCCTGGCCACGCATGCCAGCGTGGACAACCTGCTGCACCTGTCCGGCCTGCTGGAGCGCTGGGAGGGTCCGCTGTCCGTGTCAGTGTTCGCGGCCACCAAGGAGGAAGCTCAGCTGGCCACGGTGCTGGCCTACGCGTTGAGCAGCCACTGCCCTGATATGCGCGCCAGGGTCGCCATGCACCTAGTGTGCCCCTCGCGTTATGAGGCAGCAGTGCCTGACCCCCGGGAGCCTGGGGAATTTGCCCTGCTGCGCTCCTGCCAGGAGGTCTTCGACAAGCTAGCCAGGGTGGCCCAACCAGGGATTAATTACGCACTAGGCACCAATGTCTCCTACCCTAATAACCTGCTGAGGAATCTGGCTCGTGAGGGAGCCAATTATGCCCTGGTGATCGACGTGGACATGGTGCCCAGTGAGGGGCTGTGGAGAGGCCTGCGGGAAATGTTGGATCAGAGCAACCAGTGGGGGGGCACCGCACTGGTGGTGCCTGCTTTTGAGATCCGCCGAGCCCGCCGTATGCCCATGAGCAAGACTGAACTCCTGCAGCTCTACCAGGTGGGCGAGGTCCGGCCCTTCTATTATGGGCTGTGCACACCTTGCCAGGCGCCTACCAACTACTCCCGCTGGGTCAATCTGCCAGAAGAGAGCTTGCTGAGGCCTGCCTACGTGGTGCCTTGGCAGGACCCCTGGGAGCCATTCTACGTGGCTGGAGGCAAGGTGCCCACCTTTGATGAGCGATTTCGGCAGTATGGCTTCAATCGAATCAGCCAG gCTTGTGAGCTTCACGTGGCAGGGTTTGATTTTGAGGTGCTGAATGAAGGTTTCCTGGTTCATAAGGGCTTCAAAGAAGCCTTGAAGTTCCATCCCCAAAAGGAGGTTGAAAATCAGCATAATAAGATCCTTTACCGCCAGTTCAAACAGGAGTTGAAGGCCAAGTACCCCAACTCTCCCCGACGCTGCTGA
- the Brms1 gene encoding breast cancer metastasis-suppressor 1 isoform X1, protein MPVQPPSKDTDEMEAEGDSATEMNGEEEESEEERSGSQTESEEESSEMDDEDYERRRSECVNEMLDLEKQFSELKEKLFRERLSQLRLRLEEVGAERAPEYTEPLGGLQRSLKIRIQVAGIYKGFCLDVIRNKYECELQGARQHLELCLFQSERLLLYDTLQGELQERIQRLEEDRQSLDISSEWWDDKLHARGGSKTWDSLPPSKRKKAPLVSGPYIVYMLQEIDILEDWTAIKKARAAVSPQKRKADGP, encoded by the exons ATGCCTGTCCAGCCTCCAAGTAAAGACACAGACGAGATGGAAGCAGAGGGCGATTCCGCCACTGAGATGaatggggaggaagaagagagtgaGGAGGAGCGCAGCGGCAGCCAGACCGAGTCTGAGGAGGAGAGCTCAG AGATGGATGACGAGGACTACGAGCGGCGTCGCAGTGAGTGTGTCAATGAGATGCTGGACCTGGAGAAGCAGTTCTCAGAGCTGAAGGAGAA GTTGTTCCGAGAGCGGCTGAGTCAGCTACGGTTGCGGCTTGAGGAGGTGGGGGCTGAGAGAGCCCCTGAATACACAGAACCTCTTGGGGGGTTGCAACGGAGCCTCAAGATTCGCATTCAGGTGGCAG GGATCTACAAGGGCTTCTGCCTGGATGTGATCAGGAATAAGTATGAGTGTGAGCTTCAGGGAGCCAGACAGCACCTGGAG CTGTGCCTTTTCCAGAGCGAGAGGCTCCTGCTCTATGACACGCTGCAGGGGGAGCTGCAGGAGCGGATCCAGAGGCTGGAGGAGGACCGCCAGAGTCTGGACATCAGTTCTG AATGGTGGGATGACAAACTGCACGCCAGAGGTGGCTCAAAGACCTGGGACTCGCTGCCACCCAGCAAGAGGAAGAAAGCACCTCTCGTCTCTG GCCCTTATATCGTGTACATGCTGCAGGAGATTGATATTCTCGAGGACTGGACGGCTATCAAAAAG GCCAGAGCAGCAGTGTCACCTCAGAAGAGGAAAGCAGATG GACCATGA